The sequence below is a genomic window from candidate division WOR-1 bacterium RIFOXYB2_FULL_36_35.
TTCTTTCTTTTAATAACCGTGAAAAGATATCAAAAGAACGTTCTCCTCTGCTTGTTTGTTCGATGACCATCGGAATTAACTGGGAAATTTCTTTCATATTGAGTCCTCCTTATTTATTCTTACAAGTTTTAGCTGATATTCGCGTTGCTTATTAAAAAATCCAGAGCTTTTCGCCTCAATATATAATCGTTTACATATCTGATAGTTCCTTCTCCAAGTGATTTTTTATATTCTTCCGCAGGAATATCGTTCCCCTGTGCCATAAGGGCTATTTCGGTGTCGAAATCATATGGAGTGACCTCTAAGTTTTCAACTTGAGCAATTTTTTTTAATACTACTTTCCCTTTGGCCCGGGATGTTGCCGGCATCTTCAATTCATTGCGCAACTCTTCTTCCGTCTTTCTAATGCTTTTCAAATAGTTTTCCAGGGTTAAATTGCTTCTGGACAAAGATGCTTTCAATTCATCTAGCATTATATCTATTTCTATGTTGATTAGACTTGAGGGGAGTAAGACTTCTGCATTTTTGGAAACTCCATCTATTATTTGATTTTTTAAATCAGCTTCAGCTTGGTCTTTTTTTTCTTGTTCCATGTTGATTCTTAACTCTTTTTTTAGTTCTGCGAGAGTTCCGAACTCACTAACTTTTTTGGCGAACTCATCGTCAATAGGGATTAGTTCTTTGTGTTGGATCTTTTTGACCTTCACATTAAAATCAACCTCTTTTAAAGCGACCTCTTTTATATGATAGGTTTCATTGAATTTAATTTTGAAAGATTTTTCTTCACCGGCTTTCAATCCTTCTATATTTGCATCAAACTCTTCATTTATAAGGTTTTTGCCAAGGGGGAAATTTTCAACCTGTCTTGGCCAGCTTTTAACATCTATCCCTTCAACCTGCGCCCCAATTTCGAGTGTAAGGTTATTGCCCTTTTGTGTTGTTGCGCTTTCGGTTTTTACGTCTACAAATTTAGAGATACGATCTTGAATA
It includes:
- a CDS encoding trigger factor; the encoded protein is MKILKQEKNGNTQILEVEVEFDTFKKERELVIDNYAKEMSIPGFRKGKAPKNIIEKNLNPEAINDKAAQNMISDIYPALIKEHNIDPVDYPKVDIIKLEENEPFLFKIEVDVYPEINLGEYKGIKINKKSTEVTEEEVTYAIGNIQDRISKFVDVKTESATTQKGNNLTLEIGAQVEGIDVKSWPRQVENFPLGKNLINEEFDANIEGLKAGEEKSFKIKFNETYHIKEVALKEVDFNVKVKKIQHKELIPIDDEFAKKVSEFGTLAELKKELRINMEQEKKDQAEADLKNQIIDGVSKNAEVLLPSSLINIEIDIMLDELKASLSRSNLTLENYLKSIRKTEEELRNELKMPATSRAKGKVVLKKIAQVENLEVTPYDFDTEIALMAQGNDIPAEEYKKSLGEGTIRYVNDYILRRKALDFLISNANIS